The DNA sequence ATTACATTAACTATATCACGCTCTGTTCACATATGTGTCAAATGTGTAAGGAAATCTAACACGACTAATTTAAACAAACAACATCCGCCTTATAATCTAACAGGCGGACGTTGTTTGTTTAAACATATAACTGTAAAACGAACATTGCTATTACTTGATATTATTATTAATTTGCTGCTGTAGCAATTCCTTTAATTCACGAACCTCTTTTCTCAGTTCAGTAACTTCCTTATGAGTATTTTCAACTTCTTTGTCCACGTTGTCAGCTTTTTCTACATTGTTAACGATGACGCCAATAAATAAATTAAAGACAACAAACGTTCCAACGAGTACAAATAAAACAAAATAAATCCAAGACCACGGAAGAATGTGTAATATTGGTCTCATTACTTCACTTGCCCATGATTCTAACGTGACTACTTGAAATAAAGTCAATAATGATAATTGGATAGAACCGAAGTACTCTGGTGCTACTTCCCGAAATAGCATTGTTCCAGTCACTGCAAAGATGTAGAAAATGATACTCATTAATAACATTATATTTCCGAGTGCAGGAATCGTCATTAATAAAGCATCAACTAATTTTCTAAGTGATGGGATAACTGATACAGCTCTAAAGACGCGCAGCACACGTAAAATTCTTAATACTGTAATGAAGTGTGCACCTGCGAAAATGTGACCTGCAGAAACGATGAGGACATCAAACCAATTCCACCCACCTTTAAAAAAATGCTTTAAACTAGGGGCAGCGATAATACGTAAAATAATTTCTATTGAAAAGATCCAGAGTAACGTCATATCAATTTGAAAAAAAAGCTGCTTGTAGTTTTCATAAATAGTTGGATATGTTTCTAAACCTACAATAATAGCGTTAAATAAAATGAGACCTATAATGACTCGTGAAAAATATTTATGATCAACAATATGTTGTACGGTCTTTTTCCAACTAGGTAAGTTTTTTTCAGCTGTCATAATTTATTCCTCCTGCATTTAATCACAGTGTTTACGAAAGATTTCGCGTCATAACCTTTACTATTATTCTACTAAAAATGAATCTCATATACACAAAAGAGCCCCCTCAAGATTTTCATCTATAAGAGGGAGCTAGCTCATATCGCCTCTAACCAAGTTAAGCACCTTTATGTTCTTCTTGTTTTTTAATGATTTTCTGACATACGTCATAAGCGCTTGAAAATGAAAGTTCAGATAGCTGTCCAACGCCTTGACACCAATCACCTGCAAAAAAGGTGTTATCCAGAGTGGAGAATGAGGTAGGTAATCCTCGTTGATGCATTGTCCATTTAATTGCTTGAACAACTGCAACTTTTGATACACGAGGAACAACAAGCTGTTTCCGCCAACCTTCGAAGTGTTTATCATAAAAATCCTCAATCTCTTTAATGATCCGTTCATGCGCGCTAGGGCTATTTATGTCATCCCTTTTTAAGTAAGCGACTGCTTGCAATAATTGTCCGCCAGGTGGTGCTGCTTCCATGTCATAGTATGATATATCAGAAATAAAAATTTGCTTCGCTTTATCATATATATAAGTAAATGACGAGTCGATTCGTTTTTTCAAGCCAATATCATAAAAGATAACATAAGTAGGCTCGTAATCAGTATAACGTTCTAGATCTTTCTCTATAGATGTTTCTGTAAATAAACTCGTAAGCTCATCAGGTGGAATTGCAAAAATGAAATTTTCAGCAGCATAACTATTTTTCTTCGTGTATACCTTTTGAATTTTATTTTTATTCACTTCAAGGCCAGTTACCTTTGTTTTTGTTATGATTTCTCCACCATTTTGTTCAATCACACGAACGAACTCGTTAATAAGCTTTTCCCACCCACCTTGAATATAGCTGACAGGGATATTAGTTTTAAAAAGCCTTTTGTAGTAACCGAAGAAAACATCCGATGGAATTCGTTCCGGTTCACCAGTGAAAAAGTTTGAAGCAGCAAGATTTAACATCATTTCTTTCACAGCCGGGCTTACCTTTTTGTTATCAAGCCATTCTTTTATTGAAACATCGGGATCTCCTTTTTCAAATCCTAACGTTGTAAATAAAATATGGTATGCAAATCGAAATTTGTCCATTCCTTTAAGGAGCTTCGTTTGTAGTAAACCACCAATATTGGATGGTACTACTGAAACTTCGTCATCTAAGTCATATTTTGCTTTCATTTGTGTAAAGTCAGACCAATAAAGTTTCAAATCGAGTTCTTTTTCAAGTTTAGTTAAATAAGATTGATCTCTGCCATATATTGCATGGGCACCAAAGTTAAATTGGAAGCCTTTCATTTTTATGGTCATTGCTCGACCACCGAGTTTACCTCGTTCAATTACAGCTACTTTTTTTCCGTTATGTGCGAGGTAAGCAGCGGACGATAATCCAGCTAAGCCACCACCGACGATGATTACGTCGTATTGGCTTTTATTCATATTCACGCCTCCTAAAGAAGTAGAAAGGATTAGTATCTCTTTTTATTTAAAAGCAATTTTTCACTATCGAAATATTGCTTTAATTATAGCTTATTCTATTAGTATTGAAAAGGTATGATTGCTAGTTGTTAGCTATATTTCGACACTTTTGTTATATTATGACGATTTTTCATTTTTAAGTTCGAGAGATCTTTCACAAGCACTGAGGATACAAGAGATTAGCGATTGTTGTACATTATTATTCTGTAACACTTGAAAGCCAGCCTCTGTCGTTCCACCTGGGCTCATCACTTGCTTGTATAATTGCCCAGGATCCTCGTTACACTCCTTTGCTCGTAAACTTGCACCGAGTAATGTTTGAGAAACGAGTTTTTTAGCTAGTTGTTCTTCTATACCCATTTTTTTAGCAGCCATTTCCATTGACTCGATTAAGTAATATACATACGCTGGACCAGAACCAGTTAAAGCAGTAGTAGCATCAAGCTGTGCTTCGTCTACTTCGGCTGTTTCTCCTACGCCATTAAATAGTTGAGTAATATCGTGACGAATGCTTGGATCAACATTCTTTCCATACGCAATGGTGGTCATGGAAGCCCCGACGGTAGCTGACGTATTTGGCATGACACGAATTACAGGAACTCGGTTACCGACAAATTGTTCGATAACGGATAAGGATACCCCAGCCATTACAGAAATAAGAGGAGTATTTTCATTCATTAAGTGAGTAAGGTTTGATAAGGCACTTTTCCAATCTTTTGGTTTACATGCTAAAATAATCATCGAATCAGGAGAAATGATGTTTTCTGGCTTCCTAGTGGATTGTACTTGATATGTATGGACAAGCTTTGCTAATTGATCGTCATTAGACTTATTTGAAATCGTAATTTGCTCTCCTTTTAAGAAACCTTTTCTTCTCCACCCATTGATAAGCGCTTCCGCCATAGCGCCTGCACCGATAAAACTAAGTTTTGTATTCATAATTAAAAGTCCTCCTTAAAAATCATTTGCTTTCTGTAGATCTATTATAAAAATGGTGAGGTAGTGATTAATTAGATATAATTATACTATATTTTATGAAATGGTTGTTTTTATATTAACCGTGAAAGGAAATCGATAATGGATAAGTTGAAAGATAAAAAAGTTGTGATTACGGGGGCATCAAGTGGCATA is a window from the Evansella cellulosilytica DSM 2522 genome containing:
- a CDS encoding ion transporter — translated: MTAEKNLPSWKKTVQHIVDHKYFSRVIIGLILFNAIIVGLETYPTIYENYKQLFFQIDMTLLWIFSIEIILRIIAAPSLKHFFKGGWNWFDVLIVSAGHIFAGAHFITVLRILRVLRVFRAVSVIPSLRKLVDALLMTIPALGNIMLLMSIIFYIFAVTGTMLFREVAPEYFGSIQLSLLTLFQVVTLESWASEVMRPILHILPWSWIYFVLFVLVGTFVVFNLFIGVIVNNVEKADNVDKEVENTHKEVTELRKEVRELKELLQQQINNNIK
- a CDS encoding phytoene desaturase family protein yields the protein MNKSQYDVIIVGGGLAGLSSAAYLAHNGKKVAVIERGKLGGRAMTIKMKGFQFNFGAHAIYGRDQSYLTKLEKELDLKLYWSDFTQMKAKYDLDDEVSVVPSNIGGLLQTKLLKGMDKFRFAYHILFTTLGFEKGDPDVSIKEWLDNKKVSPAVKEMMLNLAASNFFTGEPERIPSDVFFGYYKRLFKTNIPVSYIQGGWEKLINEFVRVIEQNGGEIITKTKVTGLEVNKNKIQKVYTKKNSYAAENFIFAIPPDELTSLFTETSIEKDLERYTDYEPTYVIFYDIGLKKRIDSSFTYIYDKAKQIFISDISYYDMEAAPPGGQLLQAVAYLKRDDINSPSAHERIIKEIEDFYDKHFEGWRKQLVVPRVSKVAVVQAIKWTMHQRGLPTSFSTLDNTFFAGDWCQGVGQLSELSFSSAYDVCQKIIKKQEEHKGA
- the proC gene encoding pyrroline-5-carboxylate reductase, encoding MNTKLSFIGAGAMAEALINGWRRKGFLKGEQITISNKSNDDQLAKLVHTYQVQSTRKPENIISPDSMIILACKPKDWKSALSNLTHLMNENTPLISVMAGVSLSVIEQFVGNRVPVIRVMPNTSATVGASMTTIAYGKNVDPSIRHDITQLFNGVGETAEVDEAQLDATTALTGSGPAYVYYLIESMEMAAKKMGIEEQLAKKLVSQTLLGASLRAKECNEDPGQLYKQVMSPGGTTEAGFQVLQNNNVQQSLISCILSACERSLELKNEKSS